The following nucleotide sequence is from Microbulbifer sp. A4B17.
AGTGCCGCCTTCAAGTTTTAGCGGAGCGTCGGGGAAGCCCTCCAGGCGCCAGAGACCATTTTCATCGCGACTGAGTCCTGCGGAAAACTTGTTCATCTGCAGGTCCTTCCAGACCAGTTCCCGATTCCAGAGGCTGGAAAGCAGATCCAGTTGGAACAGCCCGTGCCCCATGCGCAACTCGCCGTGTTCACCCAGGCGCAGCCCATCCAACTGTAAGGCAACTTCAAGGGCCTCCCAGCGCAAGGATATGCGATCCATTTGCACCGGAACACCGAGCTGCTCGGTCAGCCATCGACTAATCTGCGGGCGATAATTCTCTACCTGCGGGGAAAGCAGCCGGCCCGTTTGCACGATGATTGCCAGTGCAATCACCAAACTTACCGACAGCAACCAGAATTTTCTTGCGATCCAGCGTATTACAACCATCGCTATACCCTCGCCACCGAACAGACATCGGCCAAGTGCTGACAACAGACACTGAGCACCTGCGGGCGGGTGAATAATGGATTACACAAGAACAATGTCATACTGCTCCTGGTTGTAAATGGGCTCCACCTGGAACTGGATCGGCCGGCCGATAAATTCCTCAAGGTCCGCGACATTAGCCGACTCTTCATCGAGCAAGAGATCTATCACTACCTGACCGGCCAGCACCATAATTTTTTCACTGTCATAAGAGCGCGCTTCGCGGATAATCTCGCGGAAAATCTCGAAGCAAACTGTCTCCGCACTCTTTAATGTTCCCCTCCCGCTACACACAGGGCAGGGCTCACATAAAATCTGTCCCAGGGATTCCCTGGTGCGCTTGCGAGTCATTTCCACCAGCCCAAGTTCGGAGACTCCTGTAATGCTGGACTTGGCATGATCCCGCTCCAAGGTCTTTTCCAAGGTGCGCAGGACCTGTCTCTGGTGCTCGGGGTCTTTCATATCGATGAAATCGATAATAATAATCCCCCCCAGGTTCCTCAGCCGCAGCTGGCGGGCTATTGCGGTAGCAGCCTCCAGATTGGTTTTGAAGATAGTCTCCTCAAGGTTGCGATGGCCAACAAAAGCACCGGTGTTGACATCAATTGTACTCATCGCCTCCGTCTGCTCTACGATCAGGTAGCCACCAGACTTCAAGGTTACCTTGTTATGCAGCGCCCTTCTTATTTCCTCTTCAACACCATATAAGTCAAACAGCGGCCTCTCACCGGGGTAATGCTCCAGCCGGCCGGCAATTTCCGGCGCATATTTGCCGGCAAATTCTGCTGCGCGGCCGTGAGC
It contains:
- the rng gene encoding ribonuclease G yields the protein MSEELLINVAPTETRVALVENGVLQEVYLERSARRGIVGNIYKGKVIRVLPGMQAAFVDIGLERAGFIHASDIAPLDDEGMEARDAEVADIRALVREGQSLVVQVVKDPISSKGARLTTHLSVSARYLVYMPQTRHIGISNRIEDESERERLRKLVEAASLRLAEEGLSADGGFILRTVAEGVSEEELLRDIPFLYKLWGELDERIKERPVPSVIYEDLPLFMRALRDLARPYTEKIRIDSREAHGRAAEFAGKYAPEIAGRLEHYPGERPLFDLYGVEEEIRRALHNKVTLKSGGYLIVEQTEAMSTIDVNTGAFVGHRNLEETIFKTNLEAATAIARQLRLRNLGGIIIIDFIDMKDPEHQRQVLRTLEKTLERDHAKSSITGVSELGLVEMTRKRTRESLGQILCEPCPVCSGRGTLKSAETVCFEIFREIIREARSYDSEKIMVLAGQVVIDLLLDEESANVADLEEFIGRPIQFQVEPIYNQEQYDIVLV